One genomic window of Candidatus Kuenenia stuttgartiensis includes the following:
- a CDS encoding uracil-DNA glycosylase family protein encodes MIRYRYKKPVILFVGINPHPGSFNRRVPFSNNKLFWYLLSEAGLIKEKREELRDDKTLERVYKEKFNTVYELGFVNIIDRPTRDITGIKKHEELPGRKKISRIIKAEMPKVVCFIGKVTYEKYAGSKDFSFGWQENIGASKVFVMHFPLRGEALIRVRELQEIKRTIQSL; translated from the coding sequence ATGATTCGCTATAGATACAAGAAGCCGGTAATACTTTTCGTGGGTATTAATCCCCATCCCGGATCGTTCAATCGTCGCGTGCCGTTTTCCAACAATAAGCTCTTTTGGTACCTCCTCTCGGAAGCCGGTCTCATTAAGGAGAAAAGAGAAGAATTACGTGACGACAAGACACTGGAGCGTGTCTACAAAGAAAAATTTAATACGGTATATGAGCTTGGATTCGTGAACATTATTGATAGACCGACACGAGATATAACAGGGATTAAGAAGCACGAGGAGTTGCCCGGACGTAAAAAGATTTCTCGTATTATAAAAGCCGAGATGCCGAAGGTGGTCTGCTTCATCGGCAAAGTCACTTATGAAAAGTACGCCGGATCAAAGGATTTCTCTTTTGGCTGGCAAGAAAATATAGGCGCGTCAAAAGTCTTTGTCATGCATTTCCCTTTACGCGGCGAAGCCCTTATTAGAGTCCGGGAATTGCAAGAGATTAAGCGAACTATCCAAAGTCTATGA
- a CDS encoding VOC family protein — MYQRNAEKTIDFYVDVLGFSIRSRKEMKIPPMKEIVYIELGDTVIEILPVDDLRPKSGNPWEIGYRGIAIEVDDMATAMDYLKGKGIAIAQEPIDLGNSFRGEIRDQDGLIIELRLWK, encoded by the coding sequence TTGTACCAAAGGAATGCGGAAAAGACCATTGACTTCTATGTAGACGTTCTTGGCTTTAGCATCAGGAGTCGTAAGGAAATGAAAATACCGCCCATGAAAGAGATTGTTTATATTGAACTTGGCGATACGGTCATTGAGATTCTCCCCGTAGATGATCTCAGGCCAAAATCCGGAAATCCCTGGGAGATAGGATATAGGGGCATTGCCATTGAGGTGGACGATATGGCAACGGCGATGGATTATCTGAAGGGCAAAGGGATAGCCATCGCCCAGGAGCCAATAGACCTGGGCAATTCGTTCCGTGGAGAAATAAGAGACCAGGATGGACTTATTATAGAACTCCGGCTGTGGAAGTAG
- the rd gene encoding rubredoxin — protein MERYKCIICGYIYDPKFGDPDHGINPGTSFQNLPDDWVCPLCGAPKEQFEQI, from the coding sequence ATGGAAAGATACAAATGTATAATTTGTGGATATATCTACGACCCTAAATTTGGTGATCCTGACCATGGAATTAATCCTGGCACAAGCTTTCAGAATTTACCTGATGATTGGGTCTGTCCTCTGTGTGGCGCTCCAAAGGAACAGTTTGAACAAATTTGA
- a CDS encoding NAD(P)/FAD-dependent oxidoreductase, with amino-acid sequence MESKKNIVVVGAGYGGITSVLRLARLFRKHPEYQIHLIDRNPYHTLKTQLHEAAVRKREVSIPINRIIQGRNIIFHLGEVTRIDAKEHIVYMEGGALPFHYLVIALGSQVNFHNIPGLQENSFSLQTLRDAQQIYAHIDKLCARAASEPNEELRRDMLRFVIGGGGLSGIEFAAELADYTVHCTHNCHVNSNEVEIIIVESGDHIVPRMEASFATRIHKKLLEKGVKIITRTKIISRTSDTTTLSSGEVVKTKTVIWTGGTRIHELIGESGMKIGQSGRIVVDEFLQVEGYPFIYAIGDNALAINPYSKQPVPAAAQFALQQGRLVAYNVYADIFRGMRKPYHPKVLGEVVSLGRHLAVGWFALPLLKKITFVGFLGSLLKTAIQEKHIFLLRKESRNWITY; translated from the coding sequence ATGGAATCCAAAAAAAATATCGTTGTCGTGGGAGCAGGCTACGGAGGAATTACGTCTGTATTGCGATTAGCAAGGTTGTTCCGTAAGCACCCCGAATATCAAATACACCTTATAGATAGAAATCCCTATCATACGCTCAAGACACAATTACACGAGGCCGCCGTGCGAAAAAGGGAGGTATCTATTCCTATTAATCGCATTATACAAGGGAGAAACATTATCTTTCATCTTGGAGAAGTAACCAGGATTGATGCGAAAGAACATATCGTTTACATGGAAGGCGGGGCTTTACCCTTTCATTACTTGGTAATTGCACTTGGAAGTCAGGTAAATTTCCATAACATCCCTGGATTACAGGAAAATTCTTTCTCGCTTCAGACATTGAGAGACGCCCAACAAATCTATGCACATATTGATAAACTATGTGCACGTGCGGCATCAGAACCGAACGAGGAACTACGAAGAGATATGCTTCGGTTTGTCATTGGCGGTGGTGGTTTATCGGGGATAGAATTTGCCGCTGAACTTGCCGACTATACTGTTCATTGCACCCATAACTGTCACGTGAATTCTAATGAGGTTGAAATTATCATCGTAGAATCTGGTGACCACATAGTGCCAAGAATGGAGGCATCCTTTGCGACACGTATTCATAAAAAACTCCTTGAGAAAGGTGTAAAAATCATAACAAGAACAAAAATCATTAGTCGGACATCAGACACTACAACTCTTTCATCGGGTGAAGTGGTGAAAACGAAAACGGTGATTTGGACGGGAGGCACTCGTATTCATGAACTCATTGGAGAAAGTGGAATGAAAATCGGACAATCAGGACGTATTGTTGTTGATGAGTTTCTTCAGGTAGAAGGTTATCCTTTCATTTATGCCATTGGTGATAATGCCCTTGCAATAAATCCCTACTCAAAACAACCTGTTCCCGCTGCTGCCCAGTTTGCATTACAGCAAGGACGATTGGTAGCATACAATGTCTACGCGGATATTTTTAGGGGCATGAGAAAACCATATCACCCAAAAGTTCTGGGTGAAGTCGTCAGCCTGGGAAGACATCTTGCCGTTGGATGGTTCGCACTCCCCTTACTGAAGAAAATTACCTTTGTTGGTTTTTTGGGAAGTCTTCTTAAAACAGCAATTCAGGAAAAACACATCTTTCTCTTAAGAAAAGAGAGTAGAAACTGGATAACATATTAA
- the folK gene encoding 2-amino-4-hydroxy-6-hydroxymethyldihydropteridine diphosphokinase — protein sequence MTEILHTRPVVDAFIAVGSNIDPQDNICRALTMLCTQMPIAAISNFYKTVAVSASEQPDFLNGVVRIKTDHQPREIKFDILRKIEVRLGRVRSVDKFAPRTIDLDLILYGTSVINDPDLRLPDPSIYTYSFVTVPLIELAPDLVLPDTGKQLSTEPVTKLKIALHLESEFTDMLRRLILR from the coding sequence AGGCCTGTGGTCGATGCCTTTATTGCCGTTGGCTCAAATATTGATCCGCAGGACAACATTTGCCGAGCCTTAACTATGCTCTGCACACAAATGCCGATTGCCGCCATATCGAATTTTTACAAGACCGTCGCAGTCAGTGCCTCTGAGCAACCTGATTTTCTAAACGGCGTTGTCAGAATTAAAACCGATCATCAACCGCGCGAAATAAAATTTGATATCCTGCGAAAAATTGAAGTACGCCTTGGCCGCGTGCGCTCTGTAGATAAATTCGCACCACGAACTATCGACCTCGACCTCATTCTGTACGGAACATCAGTAATTAATGATCCCGATCTTCGCCTGCCAGATCCGTCAATTTACACTTATTCGTTTGTGACCGTTCCACTTATAGAACTTGCACCTGACCTTGTCCTGCCGGATACCGGCAAACAACTTTCAACCGAACCTGTAACAAAACTTAAAATCGCCCTGCACCTTGAAAGCGAATTCACCGACATGCTTCGCCGCCTCATTTTGCGTTGA
- a CDS encoding DoxX family protein translates to MQKYGSLLSRLLISAIFIFAGLGKIFDPTSTMGYMKSTGMPAVRFFLVMAIIFELAGGISVLIGYKARLGALGLIVFLIPVTLIFHNNFSDQTQLIMFMKNMAILGALIAIAINGPGGMSLDGRKPALS, encoded by the coding sequence ATGCAAAAGTATGGCTCTTTATTATCACGTTTATTAATATCGGCGATTTTCATATTTGCTGGATTGGGAAAAATCTTTGATCCGACATCAACTATGGGTTACATGAAATCAACTGGAATGCCCGCAGTGAGATTTTTTCTGGTAATGGCAATTATTTTTGAACTGGCAGGAGGGATTTCAGTGCTGATCGGATACAAAGCAAGATTAGGCGCACTTGGATTGATTGTATTTTTAATTCCTGTAACGTTGATTTTTCATAACAATTTCAGTGATCAGACGCAGTTAATCATGTTTATGAAAAACATGGCCATTTTGGGCGCACTCATTGCCATTGCGATAAACGGGCCAGGTGGCATGAGTTTAGACGGACGAAAACCGGCTTTATCATAG
- a CDS encoding MFS transporter: MQLETPSATIEHSARTVFPILIAIGFSHLLNDTIQSLIPAIYPIVKESFHLTFAQVGLITLTFQMTASLLQPVVGFYTDRNPKPFSLAIGMSFTLFGLICLAFASGFPWLLFSVGLVGLGSSIFHPESSRIAYMASGGRHGFAQSLFQVGGNAGSAIGPLCAALIIAGHGQRNILWFSLAAIVGIAVLYKVGQWYQTHHHRIVGATKHPLRNASLSSTKIAMSLFILIALIFSKYFYLTSLTSYYTFYLIHTFHVSVASAQVHLFLFLFAVAAGTFIGGPLGDRFGRKYVIWISILGVSPFTIALPYANLMWTSILTVPIGVILASAFSAILVYAQNLLPGKIGMVAGLFFGLAFGMAGIGSAILGKLADLTSISYVFHVCSYLPLIGLLTGFLPNIEISGDISQEE, translated from the coding sequence ATGCAGCTCGAAACGCCTTCCGCAACCATAGAGCACTCCGCTCGAACGGTGTTCCCAATTCTGATTGCCATCGGTTTTTCGCATTTGTTGAACGATACGATTCAATCGTTGATTCCGGCCATTTACCCCATCGTCAAGGAATCGTTTCATTTGACTTTCGCGCAAGTCGGATTGATTACACTCACTTTTCAAATGACCGCTTCGTTATTGCAGCCAGTGGTCGGGTTTTACACAGATCGAAATCCGAAACCCTTCTCACTGGCCATAGGAATGTCGTTCACGTTGTTTGGGTTGATCTGCCTTGCGTTCGCCTCTGGTTTTCCCTGGTTGCTTTTTTCAGTCGGACTGGTTGGTTTGGGTTCGTCGATCTTCCATCCCGAATCTTCGCGCATCGCTTACATGGCATCGGGTGGCCGGCACGGATTTGCCCAATCGCTTTTTCAAGTCGGAGGAAATGCGGGAAGTGCGATCGGCCCGTTATGCGCCGCGTTGATTATTGCGGGACATGGACAGCGCAATATACTTTGGTTTTCACTTGCGGCAATTGTGGGAATCGCAGTCCTATACAAAGTCGGACAATGGTATCAAACTCATCATCACAGGATCGTCGGCGCAACAAAACACCCGCTTCGAAATGCTTCGTTGAGTTCAACAAAAATCGCGATGTCTCTGTTTATCCTAATTGCTCTGATTTTTTCAAAATATTTTTATTTGACCAGCCTCACGAGTTATTACACGTTTTATCTGATCCACACATTTCACGTCTCAGTGGCCAGCGCACAGGTTCATCTGTTCTTGTTTCTGTTTGCAGTCGCGGCGGGAACATTTATCGGCGGGCCGTTGGGTGATCGGTTCGGGCGTAAATACGTGATCTGGATTTCTATTCTTGGCGTGTCTCCGTTCACGATTGCTCTGCCTTACGCGAATCTGATGTGGACTTCAATTCTTACTGTGCCGATAGGCGTCATTTTGGCGTCGGCGTTTTCTGCCATCCTGGTTTATGCGCAGAATTTGCTGCCGGGAAAGATCGGAATGGTTGCGGGACTGTTTTTCGGTCTGGCCTTCGGCATGGCGGGCATCGGTTCAGCCATTTTGGGGAAGTTGGCCGATCTAACCAGTATTTCTTACGTCTTTCACGTTTGTTCCTATTTACCGCTGATCGGTCTGTTGACCGGCTTTTTGCCTAATATTGAGATAAGCGGTGATATTTCACAGGAGGAATAA
- a CDS encoding DUF488 family protein, whose protein sequence is MKKPVIFTIGHSTRQIDEFIKLLQIYSVKVVVDVRTIPKSRHNPQFNEEDLKQSLRKVHIRYKHLKKLGGLRHTTKDSLNLGWRNASFRGFADYMATPEFSEGLESLIKIASLRETTIMCAEAVPWRCHRSLIADALTKRGWTVKDIMSRTSATKHRLTPFLKVKKGQLIYPGPKT, encoded by the coding sequence ATGAAGAAACCTGTAATCTTTACCATTGGCCATTCTACTCGGCAAATAGATGAATTTATAAAACTGTTGCAGATATACAGCGTTAAAGTAGTGGTGGATGTGAGGACAATACCGAAATCTCGCCATAACCCACAATTTAATGAAGAGGATCTCAAGCAATCATTGCGGAAGGTGCATATCCGTTACAAGCATCTAAAGAAGCTTGGTGGATTGCGCCACACAACAAAAGATTCGTTAAATCTCGGTTGGCGCAACGCCTCATTTAGAGGATTCGCCGATTACATGGCAACGCCTGAATTTTCAGAAGGTTTGGAAAGCCTTATAAAGATCGCTAGTTTGAGAGAAACAACTATCATGTGTGCCGAAGCCGTGCCGTGGCGATGTCACCGCTCGCTCATTGCCGACGCACTCACGAAAAGAGGGTGGACAGTGAAAGACATCATGAGTCGCACCTCCGCCACAAAGCACCGCCTGACCCCTTTTTTGAAAGTAAAGAAAGGGCAACTCATATATCCCGGACCTAAAACATGA
- a CDS encoding FAD-dependent oxidoreductase — MITTRLTSEKGSSFKAALNALQVGESIEISDIDGDFIVDDPTQEYVFIAGGIGITPFHSILKEADHVDLKLHATLLYANRDHNIPYKEGLEKFAKNNPNLVMHYVIAPERIDENTFKKLVPDIQTPVFYVSGPTPMVESLGGILKRMGIAADRIKQDYFPGYTDELYSARNTF, encoded by the coding sequence ATGATTACGACAAGGCTAACTAGCGAAAAAGGGAGCAGCTTCAAGGCTGCACTTAACGCTTTACAGGTAGGCGAGTCGATAGAAATATCCGACATAGACGGCGATTTCATCGTGGACGATCCGACGCAGGAGTATGTCTTCATCGCAGGCGGTATCGGCATCACACCATTCCACTCCATACTTAAAGAAGCGGATCACGTAGATCTAAAACTACACGCAACGTTATTGTATGCCAACCGCGATCACAACATCCCATATAAAGAGGGGTTGGAGAAATTCGCAAAAAATAATCCAAACCTTGTCATGCATTATGTCATCGCTCCCGAGCGTATAGACGAAAACACATTTAAAAAACTGGTGCCGGATATACAAACACCAGTCTTTTATGTTTCGGGTCCCACGCCGATGGTGGAGAGCCTGGGTGGCATCTTAAAAAGAATGGGTATTGCGGCAGATCGTATAAAGCAGGATTATTTCCCAGGCTATACTGACGAACTGTATTCTGCTCGAAATACATTCTAA
- a CDS encoding IS66-like element ISCku7 family transposase: protein MTRDEAIAILEMDREDAIQAILILAEKAEKYDRLCDKPGPTTPSGSIPPYLKPTKKKRKRPCGRKKGHKGVCRKRPETVTAYQTHSMESCPDCHQPLQKPVRTYKRYIEDIPRLDPVVTEHTVHGYWCACCKKIVQPKVTDALHGARLGLRLVVFTAWLHYLIGISVNNIVKMLSVFFNLQISAGGLTQAWKSLATLLEPQYNEIGQKVSASAVLHADETGWRLNGKTHWLWCFTTQKLCYYLITPSRGSPVIKKLLGILFGGILICDFLGAYNKISALAKQRCFYHLFTELVKVDAHNHSAAWKAFRKKLSRLLKDAIRLSEKKNQISLVCFLRLKKRLYRRLEQFLATPCQDKDVQRLTKRLKRHKQELFTFLEHEGVSPYNNHAEQQMRKPVLTRKVSQQNRSVQGANTQAILMTLLRSAELQGDNPVENLLAYAKKALLTKTTSGLTYNIAC, encoded by the coding sequence GTGACCAGGGATGAAGCCATAGCTATTTTGGAGATGGACAGAGAGGATGCGATTCAAGCCATCCTGATACTGGCGGAGAAAGCAGAAAAATATGACCGGCTTTGCGATAAACCGGGTCCGACTACCCCTTCCGGTTCGATACCGCCCTATCTAAAGCCCACAAAGAAAAAGAGAAAACGGCCTTGTGGCAGGAAAAAGGGACATAAGGGAGTTTGCCGGAAACGACCTGAAACAGTAACTGCCTATCAAACGCATTCCATGGAGAGTTGCCCTGATTGCCACCAGCCATTACAAAAACCGGTAAGAACTTATAAGCGATACATCGAAGATATTCCACGCCTTGACCCTGTTGTGACGGAACATACAGTTCATGGTTACTGGTGTGCTTGTTGCAAAAAGATAGTTCAACCCAAGGTCACAGATGCGTTGCATGGCGCCCGACTAGGATTGCGCCTTGTTGTCTTTACCGCATGGCTTCACTACTTAATCGGTATCAGTGTAAACAACATCGTAAAGATGCTTTCCGTATTTTTCAACCTTCAAATAAGCGCCGGCGGTCTAACCCAGGCATGGAAATCCCTTGCAACACTCCTGGAGCCACAGTATAACGAGATTGGCCAAAAAGTCTCCGCAAGCGCTGTCTTACATGCAGATGAAACCGGATGGAGGTTGAATGGAAAAACCCATTGGCTATGGTGTTTTACAACACAAAAACTCTGCTACTATCTCATAACACCAAGTCGGGGGTCTCCTGTCATAAAAAAACTCTTGGGCATTCTATTTGGTGGTATCCTGATCTGTGACTTTCTGGGCGCTTACAACAAGATAAGCGCACTGGCAAAGCAGCGGTGTTTCTATCATCTGTTCACGGAACTCGTGAAAGTAGATGCCCACAACCATTCTGCCGCATGGAAAGCTTTCCGGAAAAAACTCTCCCGGTTGCTCAAGGATGCCATCCGGTTATCAGAGAAAAAGAACCAGATAAGCCTGGTATGCTTTCTTCGGCTAAAAAAAAGATTGTATCGCAGGCTTGAACAGTTTTTGGCAACGCCTTGTCAGGATAAAGACGTACAAAGATTGACCAAACGCCTGAAGCGCCATAAACAGGAACTCTTTACGTTCCTGGAACATGAAGGTGTGAGTCCCTATAATAATCATGCCGAGCAACAGATGCGAAAGCCAGTATTGACCCGAAAGGTATCACAACAGAATCGTTCTGTTCAGGGCGCCAATACCCAGGCTATCCTTATGACGTTGCTTCGCTCTGCAGAATTGCAAGGAGACAACCCCGTGGAAAACCTTCTGGCATACGCCAAAAAAGCTCTTTTAACAAAAACCACTTCCGGCTTAACTTATAATATCGCTTGTTAA
- a CDS encoding HPP family protein: protein METITVDNVMETEIDTLRESDSLTVAIDLLMRKRYHGLPVLNDDGELTGIITVQDIDHIQSDGSDMMHTIGLLRNTGIARTYDLAVTRRAAIRHSAY, encoded by the coding sequence TTGGAAACAATTACGGTTGACAATGTCATGGAGACGGAGATCGACACTTTGCGGGAATCTGATTCGTTGACAGTGGCAATCGATTTACTTATGCGTAAACGATATCACGGCTTACCAGTGCTCAATGACGATGGTGAATTGACTGGCATTATCACCGTGCAAGATATTGATCACATACAGAGTGACGGTAGTGATATGATGCACACCATAGGTTTGCTGCGCAATACCGGTATTGCACGCACCTACGATCTGGCAGTAACCCGCCGTGCTGCAATTCGGCATAGTGCTTATTAA
- a CDS encoding cupin domain-containing protein gives MDQDKKHAHITTLGSKPARLIDLINYQDCSVVSREIMTKKTGTITVFAFDEGQGLSEHTAPFDALVYLLEGEVEIVISGNPLRLKEGEIVIMPANQPHALKAIKKFKMLLTMIRS, from the coding sequence ATGGATCAGGATAAGAAACATGCTCATATCACAACACTTGGATCTAAACCTGCACGATTAATTGATTTGATAAATTACCAGGATTGCTCAGTGGTGAGCCGGGAGATCATGACTAAAAAGACAGGAACTATAACGGTGTTCGCCTTTGATGAAGGGCAGGGGTTGAGTGAACATACCGCGCCATTCGATGCCTTAGTTTATCTTCTTGAGGGTGAAGTGGAAATTGTTATATCTGGCAATCCCCTTCGCCTGAAAGAGGGCGAAATTGTTATCATGCCAGCCAACCAACCACATGCGCTGAAAGCAATAAAAAAATTTAAGATGCTGCTGACTATGATAAGGTCTTAA
- a CDS encoding VOC family protein, with protein MMFKRVDHVEIVPGNAEKTIDFYVDILGFRIRSRKEMKMPPMKEIVYIELGDTVLEIISVDDPKPKSNNPWEVGYRGIALEVDDMAMTVDYLKGKGIAIAQEPVDLGNSFRGEIRDPDGLIIELRQWK; from the coding sequence ATGATGTTCAAGAGAGTCGACCATGTGGAAATTGTACCAGGGAATGCGGAAAAGACCATAGACTTCTATGTAGACATTCTTGGCTTTAGAATCAGGAGTCGTAAGGAAATGAAAATGCCGCCCATGAAAGAGATTGTTTATATTGAACTTGGCGATACGGTGCTTGAAATCATCTCCGTGGACGATCCCAAGCCGAAATCCAATAACCCCTGGGAGGTAGGATACAGAGGCATTGCCCTCGAGGTGGACGATATGGCAATGACGGTGGATTATCTGAAGGGCAAAGGGATAGCCATAGCCCAAGAGCCAGTAGACCTGGGCAATTCGTTCCGTGGAGAGATAAGAGACCCGGATGGGCTTATTATAGAACTCCGGCAGTGGAAGTAG
- a CDS encoding Druantia anti-phage system protein DruA encodes MKPIIFQYRSRKLHADDIAFIKALIEQHFLRGRTYISCELCKHWNWVQPNGKHKEYAARDLLLRLEEQGLITLPPRIRAKNNLKPKVFVQTPLFVRRPLEGKITEYENLTIHVVKDPQERYLWEYLFQHYHYLGNPRLVGEHLRHIVRIGNQVVACLGWASAAWKVKDRDRFIEWDETTKRTHLHLIANNVRFLILPWVKIKHLASKVLSLALRRLSDDWNTVYGHPVYLAETFVDTARFKGTCYQAANWIRAGKTKGSAKRGNRYLYHGQPKDLYLYPLQKNFRRFLDCDQG; translated from the coding sequence ATGAAGCCTATCATATTCCAATACCGTTCACGAAAACTGCATGCGGACGATATCGCCTTTATAAAGGCGCTCATCGAGCAGCATTTTCTCAGAGGTCGGACTTATATTTCCTGCGAACTATGCAAGCATTGGAACTGGGTGCAGCCCAATGGCAAACATAAAGAATACGCAGCACGAGACCTCCTTTTGAGATTAGAAGAACAGGGATTGATAACGCTTCCTCCACGTATACGGGCCAAAAACAATCTGAAACCCAAGGTCTTTGTCCAGACACCCCTTTTCGTCAGGAGACCACTAGAAGGTAAAATCACAGAGTATGAAAACCTGACAATCCATGTGGTAAAAGACCCTCAGGAAAGATATCTCTGGGAGTATCTCTTCCAACACTATCACTACCTCGGCAATCCCCGGCTTGTTGGCGAACACCTCAGACACATCGTACGTATAGGCAATCAGGTTGTTGCCTGCCTGGGGTGGGCAAGCGCCGCATGGAAAGTCAAAGACCGTGATCGTTTCATTGAATGGGATGAGACGACTAAACGTACACACTTACATTTGATTGCAAATAACGTACGATTTCTCATTCTACCATGGGTTAAGATCAAACACCTTGCATCCAAGGTATTGTCACTTGCCCTCAGACGTCTGTCAGATGACTGGAATACCGTTTACGGCCATCCCGTTTATTTAGCCGAAACCTTTGTTGATACCGCGCGGTTTAAGGGTACCTGCTATCAGGCGGCCAATTGGATTCGTGCTGGCAAAACCAAAGGGAGCGCAAAACGGGGCAATCGCTATCTGTATCATGGCCAACCTAAGGATCTCTACCTCTACCCTCTTCAAAAAAACTTTCGGAGGTTTCTTGACTGTGACCAGGGATGA
- a CDS encoding pyridoxamine 5'-phosphate oxidase family protein — MIPDKMMQILKCEGVVAIVTMGGDGPHVVNTWNSYIDVTRDEHLLIPVGGMIRTEANVEKNNNILLTLGSREVQGFRGPGAGFLIKGTATFIKSGGQFDIVKKRFSWVRAAMEITILSATQTL, encoded by the coding sequence ATGATCCCAGACAAAATGATGCAGATTCTTAAATGTGAGGGTGTAGTCGCAATAGTGACCATGGGCGGCGATGGTCCGCATGTGGTAAATACCTGGAATAGCTACATAGATGTCACCCGAGATGAACATCTGTTGATCCCGGTTGGCGGCATGATACGGACAGAGGCCAATGTGGAGAAAAATAACAATATTCTTTTAACCCTTGGAAGCCGAGAGGTACAGGGATTCCGCGGTCCAGGTGCTGGGTTCCTGATCAAAGGCACGGCGACCTTCATAAAATCTGGCGGACAATTTGACATCGTAAAAAAGCGATTCTCCTGGGTAAGGGCAGCTATGGAGATAACAATCCTCTCTGCCACGCAGACATTGTAA
- a CDS encoding arylamine N-acetyltransferase, whose amino-acid sequence MMTILAKIDARRAFELLADPETLLVCAYEGDEEFQQHHLEGAISLHDFLSRKESLRKGQPIIFYCACPHDETANGQASKYQNEGFTNVNVLEGGVHVWKEAGCTVAMSMPPTEIDLDAYFARIRYAGPRKPTLALLHAIVAHHVAAIPFENLDVLLSWPILLEPASLQKKLIHDRRGGYCFEQNVLFLLLDTPQDRRR is encoded by the coding sequence ATGATGACTATTTTAGCGAAGATTGATGCACGCAGGGCGTTTGAGTTATTGGCGGATCCGGAAACACTGCTCGTTTGCGCTTACGAAGGAGACGAAGAATTCCAGCAGCACCACCTGGAGGGTGCGATCTCGCTGCACGACTTTTTGTCGCGAAAGGAGTCGTTGCGGAAGGGCCAGCCGATCATCTTTTACTGTGCCTGCCCACATGACGAAACAGCAAATGGCCAGGCGAGTAAGTATCAGAACGAAGGCTTCACGAATGTGAATGTCCTAGAAGGTGGAGTACACGTCTGGAAAGAGGCGGGCTGTACGGTTGCGATGTCTATGCCCCCAACCGAAATCGATCTCGACGCTTATTTCGCTCGCATCCGTTACGCCGGGCCGCGAAAACCGACGCTCGCCTTGCTTCATGCCATCGTTGCCCATCACGTCGCCGCAATCCCGTTCGAGAACCTCGACGTGCTGCTGAGCTGGCCCATCCTGCTGGAACCCGCTTCGCTCCAAAAAAAATTGATTCACGACCGCCGCGGTGGATACTGCTTCGAACAAAACGTGCTTTTTCTGCTTCTTGACACCCCCCAAGACAGAAGGAGATAG